In a single window of the Ancylothrix sp. D3o genome:
- the cobN gene encoding cobaltochelatase subunit CobN — protein sequence MHRLPTSSGGWNPQAEGLIFVSQTPAPVVFLTAADTDIQTLAAAVSQLPDAFPALRVASLLQLQQQLTIDTYAEEVLQPAKLIVVRLLGGRSYWSYGLEVLRETVLSTGASLIVLPGDERPDPDLISHSTVSLQTVNQLWRYLTEGGVENMVNALLFLADVCLGENFNPPPPVPVPRVGFYPYRLDFTPCESRVGLLFYRAHYLAGNLAPIDALCQALVARNLEPVPVFVSSLRDPDVQAEIFDYFFPKDLPPIQVLLNTTSFAFSQVSEVINPLENPSSIIPNLDVPVLQVILSNGTGFEQWQGGFQGLSPRDMAMNVVLPEVDGRIISRAVSFKQVQSRHPLLETEVVVYKPVPDRIEFVADLTANWVKLRTVQTSERRVALILANYPAKDGRLANGVGLDTPASCVEILQALQLAGYTVDKIPATGEELIEWLTAGVTNDPEGLNFRPIYQSLNFDEYQRIFDELPENVKNGIVERWGEPAEVLSRSGKKEIVISGLQFGNVFVGVQPARGYEIDPSLNYHAPDLAPTHEYLGFYFWLRFVFQTHAIVHVGKHGNLEWLPGKSVALSENCYPEIALGAMPHFYPFIVNDPGEGSQAKRRAQAVIIDHLTPPMTRAELYGSLVQLENLIDEFYEAECLDPSRLPVIQERINSLIVQENLYEDLGLEKEQFKDPRFQLQAKIDSYLCELKEAQIRDGLHIFGRCPENRQLRDLIIAIARYPASGRIGLTRALAADLQWDFDPLTAELSQPLPPLPAANQGEESAVRFAFRTAGDLIEYLEEIAAKIIDEILQGNSPSLSKYLPHCQLETTKELQWIEDYLLPALQQTPQEIANLLRGLEGRFVPSGPSGAPTRGRPEVLPTGRNFYSVDIRSLPTETAWDIGRKAAEVLIENYTQEHGEYPKTLGLSVWGTSTMRTGADDIAEALALIGVRPVWDGPSRRVVDFEILPLSVLDRPRIDVTLRISGFFRDAFSNLIDLFDKAVTAVASLNEPVEQNPIAAKVRQETTSWQAAGLGFEQAQARSLYRVFGSKPGAYGAGLQGLIESQNWTDDEDLARAYINWSSYAYSSQNGSKMLAGISAPEAFKQRLQEMEIVLHNQDNREHDLLDSDDYYQFQGGLTAAVRVMRGENPETYFGDNSLAENPKVRRLKDEIARVYRSRVVNPKWIAGAMRHGYKGAFEMAATVDFLFAYDATARCVSDFMYEGVAKAYLFDGPVREFIEQKNPWALRDMAERLLEANQRGLWESANSQMLEDLRALVNEAELTIEMKGVAQL from the coding sequence ATGCACCGTCTCCCTACATCTTCCGGTGGGTGGAACCCCCAAGCAGAAGGTCTGATCTTTGTTTCCCAAACCCCCGCCCCGGTTGTGTTTTTAACCGCCGCTGACACCGATATTCAAACTCTCGCCGCTGCTGTCTCTCAGTTACCGGATGCTTTCCCAGCTTTGCGGGTGGCTTCTTTACTTCAGTTGCAACAACAGCTTACTATTGATACCTATGCTGAGGAGGTTTTACAACCAGCAAAGTTGATTGTCGTTCGTTTATTAGGCGGACGTTCCTACTGGTCTTATGGTTTGGAAGTCTTGCGCGAAACCGTACTCTCCACCGGCGCTTCTTTAATTGTTTTACCCGGTGACGAACGGCCCGATCCCGATTTAATTAGTCACTCTACCGTTTCTCTGCAAACAGTTAATCAACTCTGGCGTTATTTAACTGAAGGTGGCGTCGAAAATATGGTCAACGCTCTCTTATTTTTGGCAGATGTTTGTTTAGGAGAAAATTTCAATCCTCCCCCGCCGGTTCCTGTTCCTCGTGTTGGTTTTTATCCTTATCGTTTAGATTTTACTCCCTGCGAATCGAGGGTCGGTTTATTATTTTACCGCGCTCATTATTTAGCAGGAAATTTAGCACCAATTGATGCGCTTTGTCAAGCGTTGGTTGCTCGCAATTTAGAACCGGTGCCGGTGTTTGTTTCTTCCCTGCGTGACCCCGATGTTCAAGCCGAAATTTTTGATTATTTTTTCCCCAAAGATTTACCCCCAATTCAAGTTTTACTTAATACCACAAGTTTTGCCTTTAGTCAAGTTTCTGAAGTTATTAATCCCCTAGAAAATCCTAGCTCTATAATCCCCAATCTCGATGTGCCGGTGTTGCAAGTAATTTTAAGTAATGGTACCGGTTTTGAGCAATGGCAAGGAGGTTTTCAAGGTCTTTCGCCGCGAGATATGGCAATGAATGTGGTTTTGCCAGAGGTTGATGGACGCATTATTTCCCGTGCAGTTTCCTTTAAACAAGTTCAAAGCCGGCATCCACTTTTAGAAACAGAAGTTGTCGTTTATAAGCCGGTGCCAGATCGCATTGAATTTGTTGCCGATTTAACCGCAAATTGGGTTAAATTACGAACAGTCCAAACCAGTGAGCGACGGGTAGCCTTAATATTAGCAAATTATCCCGCCAAAGATGGCAGATTGGCAAATGGAGTCGGCTTAGATACCCCCGCAAGTTGTGTCGAGATTTTGCAAGCTTTACAGTTAGCAGGATATACCGTTGATAAAATACCGGCCACAGGAGAGGAGTTAATTGAATGGTTAACTGCCGGTGTCACAAATGATCCAGAAGGTCTGAATTTTCGCCCCATTTATCAGAGTTTGAATTTTGATGAATATCAGCGAATATTTGATGAATTACCCGAAAATGTAAAAAATGGAATTGTAGAACGCTGGGGCGAACCGGCAGAAGTTTTGAGCCGATCAGGCAAAAAAGAAATCGTCATTTCTGGCCTTCAATTCGGCAATGTTTTTGTCGGAGTTCAACCGGCACGCGGCTATGAAATAGACCCATCTTTAAATTATCATGCCCCCGATTTAGCCCCAACTCACGAGTATTTAGGATTTTATTTTTGGCTAAGATTCGTTTTCCAAACCCACGCCATTGTTCATGTCGGAAAGCATGGAAATTTAGAATGGTTACCCGGTAAAAGTGTAGCTCTTTCTGAAAATTGTTATCCAGAAATTGCCCTTGGTGCCATGCCTCATTTTTACCCCTTTATTGTCAACGATCCAGGCGAAGGTTCCCAGGCAAAACGACGAGCGCAAGCAGTAATTATTGACCATTTAACACCGCCAATGACGCGGGCAGAATTGTATGGATCTTTGGTGCAACTAGAAAATTTAATTGATGAGTTTTATGAGGCGGAATGTTTAGATCCTTCCCGGTTGCCGGTGATTCAAGAACGCATTAATAGTTTAATTGTTCAGGAAAATCTCTATGAAGATTTAGGCTTAGAAAAAGAGCAGTTTAAAGACCCACGCTTTCAGCTACAAGCAAAAATTGATAGTTATCTCTGTGAGTTAAAAGAAGCACAAATCCGCGATGGTTTACATATTTTTGGCCGCTGTCCAGAAAACCGGCAACTGCGTGATTTAATTATCGCCATTGCTCGCTATCCGGCCTCTGGGCGTATTGGTTTAACGCGCGCTTTAGCCGCAGATTTACAGTGGGATTTTGACCCGTTGACGGCTGAATTAAGCCAGCCTCTCCCCCCGCTACCCGCCGCCAATCAAGGGGAGGAAAGCGCCGTTAGGTTTGCCTTCAGAACAGCGGGAGATTTAATTGAATATTTAGAAGAAATTGCCGCGAAAATTATTGATGAAATCTTGCAAGGAAACTCGCCAAGCTTATCCAAATACTTGCCCCACTGCCAACTAGAAACCACAAAAGAACTGCAATGGATTGAAGATTATTTACTCCCAGCCTTACAACAAACGCCCCAAGAAATAGCCAATTTATTACGCGGTTTAGAAGGCCGGTTTGTCCCTAGTGGCCCCTCTGGCGCCCCCACCAGAGGCCGGCCCGAAGTTTTACCAACTGGCCGCAATTTCTACTCTGTAGACATCCGTTCCTTACCCACCGAAACCGCCTGGGATATTGGCAGAAAAGCAGCCGAAGTTTTAATAGAAAACTATACCCAAGAACACGGCGAATATCCCAAAACATTAGGGCTATCAGTTTGGGGAACTTCTACGATGCGAACCGGCGCCGATGATATTGCCGAAGCTTTAGCATTAATTGGTGTCCGTCCTGTTTGGGATGGGCCGTCTCGTCGAGTGGTAGATTTTGAAATATTGCCCCTCTCGGTATTAGACCGGCCTCGCATTGATGTAACTTTAAGAATTTCTGGTTTTTTCCGCGATGCCTTTAGCAATTTAATTGATTTATTTGATAAAGCTGTGACGGCGGTGGCAAGTTTAAATGAGCCGGTAGAGCAAAATCCTATCGCCGCCAAAGTCCGACAAGAAACAACTTCTTGGCAAGCAGCAGGATTAGGTTTTGAACAAGCTCAAGCGCGTTCTCTTTATCGGGTTTTTGGCTCAAAACCAGGGGCTTATGGGGCGGGATTACAAGGTTTAATAGAGTCGCAAAATTGGACGGATGATGAAGATTTAGCCCGTGCTTATATTAACTGGAGTAGCTACGCTTATTCTTCGCAGAATGGCAGCAAAATGCTGGCGGGAATTTCGGCACCAGAAGCTTTTAAACAGCGCTTACAAGAAATGGAAATTGTGCTGCACAATCAAGATAATCGGGAACATGATTTGTTAGATTCGGATGATTATTATCAGTTTCAAGGCGGTTTAACGGCGGCGGTACGGGTGATGCGGGGCGAAAATCCTGAAACTTATTTTGGCGATAATTCTCTGGCAGAAAATCCGAAAGTGCGCCGGTTAAAAGATGAAATTGCACGGGTTTATCGGTCGCGGGTTGTTAATCCAAAATGGATTGCCGGTGCGATGCGTCATGGTTATAAAGGTGCGTTTGAAATGGCCGCAACGGTGGATTTCTTATTTGCTTATGATGCGACGGCTCGTTGTGTGTCTGATTTTATGTATGAAGGGGTGGCGAAGGCATATTTATTTGATGGGCCGGTGCGTGAGTTTATTGAGCAAAAAAATCCTTGGGCATTGCGGGATATGGCAGAGCGTTTATTGGAAGCCAATCAGCGCGGTTTATGGGAATCTGCTAATAGTCAAATGTTGGAAGATTTACGCGCTTTGGTGAATGAAGCAGAACTGACTATTGAAATGAAAGGGGTTGCACAATTGTAG
- a CDS encoding zinc ribbon domain-containing protein, translated as MDRCYLSSQQCRVSKHINSVLQLSDRLFHCPKCWQIQDRDLLLAIN; from the coding sequence GTGGATCGTTGCTATCTATCATCACAGCAGTGCCGAGTATCCAAGCACATTAATAGCGTATTGCAGTTAAGTGATCGGCTGTTCCACTGTCCCAAATGTTGGCAAATACAAGACCGTGATCTCCTTTTGGCGATAAACTGA